One genomic segment of Panicum virgatum strain AP13 chromosome 2N, P.virgatum_v5, whole genome shotgun sequence includes these proteins:
- the LOC120662495 gene encoding uncharacterized protein LOC120662495, which produces MVKSERVSLHARRPLTRRRRRPNPAWARTAGSARAFAVSPSPAWPHRCRRWPHQTALRQRRAATVTLHVRLYSPGDRAVLGAVLALKHHPHIEAAACRVEEVCGSGRGVAGGSGSGGCSAAPQCLKAQYVFRGAEDKLFRFGDVCVSWMQHSKIWPSAATTSPISDLQDNRVSVTSVLGGTCDNSGSGMTRRLVLACNIPKDSPMLEAVAERKLVEKLKGLGYMIPIAGEANTSTAQ; this is translated from the exons ATGGTAAAAAGTGAACGCGTGTCGCTTCACG CTCGAAGACCACTtacgcgccggcgccgacgccccAATCCGGCGTGGGCACGAACCGCGGGCTCCGCTCGGGCGTTCGCAGTATCCCCCTCTCCGGCGTGGCCGCACCGCTGCAGGCGTTGGCCGCACCAAACTGCTCTTCGACAACGCCGTGCGGCAACCGTCACGCTCCACGTCCGCCTCTACAGCCCCGGCGACCGTGCAGTCCTCGGCGCGGTACTCGCGCTCAAGCACCACCCGCACATTgaagccgccgcctgccgcgtcGAGGAGGTGTGCGGGAGCGGGCGTGGTGTAGCCGGAGGAAGTGGAAGTGGCGGGTGCAGTGCGGCCCCTCAG TGTTTGAAGGCGCAATATGTCTTCAGAGGAGCTGAGGACAAGCTTTTCAGATTTGGTG ATGTATGTGTGAGTTGGATGCAACACAGCAAAATTTGGCCATCTGCTGCAACCACTAGTCCTATAAGTG ATTTGCAGGATAACAGAGTGAGTGTCACCTCTGTACTAGGAGGAACATGTGACAACTCCGGATCAGGGATGACCCGCCGTCTAG TCCTGGCATGCAACATCCCAAAAGACAGCCCCATGCTTGAG GCTGTTGCGGAGAGGAAGTTGGTGGAGAAGCTGAAAGGTTTGGGCTACATGATACCCATAGCTGGGGAGGCTAATACTTCCACTGCACAGTGA